One Salvia splendens isolate huo1 chromosome 22, SspV2, whole genome shotgun sequence DNA segment encodes these proteins:
- the LOC121786460 gene encoding uncharacterized protein LOC121786460 — protein sequence MQSSGQTDEYCRRMAEKEFPVPGLYKEFTYWNCYEVLMDSEKFRAGVDAGWPKKQRLNYTGDYSGGSSGGSHDLPEDAQEFLSPQAFARRTRPIGQRRAQRAHWASQEVQSTADLAFFARQQTHSQMWTGGSNKVITKKYDYYDNSHRFTSSLHS from the exons ATGCagtccagtggccaaactgacgagtaCTGCAGAAGGATGGCGGAGAAAGAGTttcccgtgcccgggctttacaaggagttcacctactggaactgctacgaggtgctcatggactccgagaagtttcgggcaggtgtggacgctggctggccgaagaagcagcgcctgaactataccggtgattacagcggcggcagcagcggcggttcccacgacctccctgagGATGCACAGGAGTTCCTGTCCCCTCAGGCGTttgctcgccgcactcgcccgattggtcaaaggcgggctcAACGGGCTCACTGGgcctcccaggaggtccagtcgacAGCCGacctcgccttcttcgcgcgtcaacaaacgcacTCTCAGATGTGGACGGGAGGGAGCAATAAAG TGATTACTAAGAAGTATGACTATTACGACAATTCACACCGATTCACAAGTTCACTACATTCATGA
- the LOC121786459 gene encoding uncharacterized protein LOC121786459, which yields MVFEKEGFKLDDYIPGYDQPWYDECLLEDIKITPYDHEAVIKYISQVRLSSGFDVDTILPSWLKHEFALYFTPMWLSHATRSDLKYVNKAAKIVIHEINLDMKNKTSFKFVEVTNVVVTWDPFSLLFLTLAVEEVEEEAQAQAATIRAVVLHPVCEPWELEQWWVVKPDPTDA from the exons ATGGTATTTGAAAAGGAAGGTTTCAAATTGGATGATTATATCCCAGGTTATGATCAGCCATGGTATGATGAGTGTCTGCTCGAGGACATCAAAATTACTCCTTACGACCACGAGGCTGTTATCAAATACATCTCCCAAGTCCGCCTTAGCTCT GGTTTTGATGTGGATACGATTCTTCCTTCATGGCTGAAGCACGAGTTCGCCTTATATTTCACCCCAATGTGGCTCTCTCATGCCACCCGCAGTGATCTTAAATATGTCAATAAAGCAGCAAAAATTGTCATTCATGAAATCAATCTTGACATG AAAAACAAAACTAGTTTCAAGTTTGTGGAAGTTACCAATGTTGTCGTCACTTGGGACCCATTTTCTTTGCTATTTTTGACTCTTGCTGTGGAAGAGGTTGAAGAAGAAGCACAAGCACAAGCTGCTACTATCCGAGCAGTTGTCCTTCACCCCGTATGTGAACCTTGGGAACTCGAACAGTGGTGGGTTGTCAAACCAGACCCGACCGACGCATAA
- the LOC121786457 gene encoding uncharacterized protein LOC121786457: protein MENPDSPIGGTAPVSDPDSGVCGKRKSILGKRKRGKIEDTPEIDSGGGEIAKIDSGGDSSMASRLTMFMLESESNIAGLSDINLILPSGEVVGIHSAGGKISGIDSGAIGKRKRGETEDIPEIDSGGCEIAEIDSDASGKLEIGGNESDSESESAEYESESEYEDTSGKLEIGGVKYISEQDEFDSESSEYESESEYECEEIDQSEEKEKEKEKKTRKVEKFEDRYGILDPYNEEMVFEKEGFKLDDYIPGYDQPWYDECLLEDIKITPYDHEAVIKYISQVRLSSGFDVDTILPSWLKHEFALYFTPMWLSHATRSDLKYVNKAAKIAIHEINLDMKNKTSFKLVEVTNVVVTWDPFSLLFLTLAVEEVEEEAQAQAQAATIRAVVLHPVCEPWELEQWWVVKPDPTGA from the exons ATGGAAAACCCTGATTCCCCAATCGGAGGAACAGCTCCTGTATCCGACCCCGATTCCGGTGTCTGTGGTAAACGGAAAAGCATCTTAGGTAAACGGAAAAGAGGAAAGATTGAAGATACACCGGAAATCGATTCCGGTGGCGGCGAGATTGCGAAAATCGATTCCGGTGGTGATTCCTCCATGGCTTCCAGGTTAACAATGTTTATGTTGGAATCGGAATCGAACATTGCGGGGCTCAGCGATATTAATTTAATCCTTCCCAGCGGCGAGGTTGTGGGAATCCATTCTGCTGGCGGTAAGATTTCGGGAATCGATTCTGGTGCGATTGGTAAACGAAAAAGAGGAGAGACTGAGGATATTCCTGAAATCGATTCCGGTGGCTGCGAGATTGCGGAAATAGATTCTGATGCGAGTGGTAAACTAGAAATAGGAGGGAATGAGTCTGATTCTGAGTCTGAGTCTGCTGAATATGAGTCTGAGTCTGAGTATGAGGATACGAGTGGTAAACTAGAAATAGGAGGGGTTAAGTATATATCGGAACAAGATGAGTTTGATTCTGAGTCTTCTGAATATGAGTCTGAGTCTGAGTATGAGTGTGAGGAAATCGATCAGTCcgaggaaaaggaaaaggaaaaggaaaagaaaacgcGCAAAGTAGAGAAATTCGAAGATAGATATGGAATACTTGATCCCTACAACGAAGAGATGGTATTTGAAAAGGAAGGTTTCAAATTGGATGATTATATCCCAGGTTATGATCAGCCATGGTATGATGAGTGTCTGCTAGAGGACATCAAAATTACTCCTTACGACCACGAGGCTGTTATCAAATACATCTCCCAAGTCCGCCTTAGCTCT GGTTTTGATGTGGATACGATTCTTCCTTCATGGCTGAAGCACGAGTTCGCCTTATATTTCACCCCAATGTGGCTCTCTCATGCCACCCGCAGTGATCTTAAATATGTCAATAAAGCAGCAAAAATTGCCATTCATGAAATCAATCTTGACATG AAAAACAAAACTAGTTTCAAGCTTGTGGAAGTTACCAATGTTGTCGTCACTTGGGACCCATTCTCTTTGCTATTTTTGACTCTTGCTGTGGAAGAGGTTGAAGAAGAAGCACAAGCACAAGCACAAGCTGCTACTATCCGAGCAGTTGTCCTTCACCCCGTATGTGAACCTTGGGAACTCGAACAGTGGTGGGTTGTCAAACCAGACCCGACCGGCGCATAA